One Sodalinema gerasimenkoae IPPAS B-353 DNA segment encodes these proteins:
- a CDS encoding GAF domain-containing protein, whose product MLNQLIQAIFSPSQSYIPHGHCYLWQTPLVALHVTSDALIALAYFSIPTLLIYFVLQRRDVPFLNVFYLFGAFIVLCGVGHLMDIWTLWHPAYWLAGVERAITALISCYTAASMVTLLPQFLSLKTPEQLEMLNSALQQEVEQRRQIEEELRQANQTLEARVQERTAALQASTQALIESQAQLQEAQGIAHIGSIDYDLENRELRASEEMKRIYHLTDPERPPTLKDFLKSIHPSDRSRWWQAQQNLLHQGHAIHLEHRLLLADGEIRYLDIKGEPRYNASGELVKLYGVALDITEQKLAKLQLEQQVQRSQLVAKTLERVWSSLNFQEVIQVIVEEVRQFLQVERVVIYRFQPDWSGDVIVESVSDPDLAILGEHFEDECFRKDYVQKYQQGRIRKVENVATSTLPDCHKALLSDIQVQANLVLPLLWHPSSFDETPELWGLLIAHSCQDTRPWHDSELEVLQQLTVQLGIALRQHNLIESLQNELEERSRIEAALRNSEAAERQKAETLHNTLQTLQQTQAKLVQSEKMASLGQMVGGLAHEINNPISFIYGNINHAREYSEQLLELIGLYQTYYPETHEPITDLLEALDLDFVRDDFPQLLDSMATGADRIRDIVLSLRNFSCLHEADWKVVDINASLDSTLTMIHARLSQAASRSSIDVVTQLGELPPIACYPGQLNQALFNILNNAIDALEERLRQEPSFKPQLQVRSELRSSHEGTDEIGVEAIARIEIIDNGLGIPQNLVERVFDPFFTTKPIGKGTGLGLSNAYQILVEQHEGALYCEPNPPSGTRFVIELPARQFCCESQTPSHKSTVDAHSRP is encoded by the coding sequence TTGTTAAACCAACTTATTCAAGCGATTTTTTCACCCAGCCAGAGCTATATACCTCATGGTCATTGTTACCTCTGGCAAACGCCCCTCGTGGCCCTACATGTCACCAGCGATGCGCTGATTGCCCTAGCCTACTTCTCCATTCCGACGCTCTTAATCTACTTTGTCTTGCAGCGCCGGGATGTCCCGTTTTTAAATGTTTTTTATCTATTCGGCGCGTTTATCGTGCTCTGTGGTGTTGGTCATCTGATGGATATCTGGACTCTCTGGCATCCTGCCTACTGGCTAGCGGGAGTCGAACGAGCCATTACAGCACTAATCTCCTGCTACACGGCAGCCTCAATGGTCACCCTACTGCCTCAGTTCCTATCTCTGAAAACCCCGGAACAGCTCGAAATGCTCAATTCAGCCCTGCAACAGGAAGTTGAGCAACGTCGGCAAATCGAAGAGGAATTACGACAGGCCAATCAAACCTTGGAGGCTCGAGTTCAAGAGCGCACCGCTGCCCTGCAAGCCAGTACCCAGGCCCTTATAGAAAGTCAGGCCCAACTCCAAGAAGCCCAGGGTATCGCCCATATCGGCAGCATTGACTATGACCTAGAGAACCGGGAACTTCGGGCTTCAGAGGAAATGAAGCGCATCTATCACCTCACAGACCCAGAGCGCCCTCCAACCCTGAAAGACTTTCTCAAATCCATTCATCCGAGCGATCGCTCCCGTTGGTGGCAGGCCCAACAAAACTTACTCCATCAAGGGCACGCCATACATCTCGAACATCGCCTGCTATTAGCCGATGGAGAAATTCGCTATTTGGACATCAAGGGAGAACCCCGATATAACGCTTCCGGCGAGTTGGTGAAGCTGTATGGGGTGGCCCTCGATATCACCGAGCAAAAACTAGCGAAGTTGCAGCTAGAGCAACAAGTTCAGCGCAGCCAACTCGTTGCCAAAACCCTAGAACGGGTCTGGTCATCCTTAAATTTCCAGGAGGTAATCCAGGTCATTGTCGAGGAAGTGCGTCAGTTTCTCCAGGTTGAACGGGTTGTGATTTACCGCTTCCAGCCGGATTGGAGTGGCGATGTGATTGTTGAGTCGGTCTCTGACCCGGATCTGGCGATTCTTGGGGAACATTTTGAGGATGAGTGTTTCCGCAAGGATTATGTACAAAAGTACCAACAGGGACGAATTCGCAAGGTGGAGAATGTGGCGACGAGTACCTTACCTGATTGCCATAAAGCCCTCCTCTCAGACATCCAAGTACAAGCCAACTTGGTCTTACCCCTACTTTGGCATCCCAGCTCCTTTGATGAAACCCCAGAGTTGTGGGGGCTGCTCATCGCCCATTCCTGTCAAGATACCCGTCCCTGGCATGACTCGGAACTTGAGGTCTTACAACAACTGACGGTGCAACTCGGCATCGCTCTACGCCAACATAATCTTATTGAATCCCTCCAAAATGAATTGGAGGAACGTAGCCGCATTGAAGCTGCCCTGCGTAACTCTGAAGCCGCAGAACGCCAGAAAGCAGAGACCCTACATAATACGCTGCAAACTTTACAACAAACTCAGGCAAAACTTGTGCAATCAGAAAAAATGGCCTCGTTGGGACAAATGGTGGGGGGTCTGGCTCATGAAATCAATAATCCCATCAGCTTCATTTATGGCAATATCAACCATGCCCGGGAGTATAGTGAGCAGTTATTGGAGTTGATTGGTCTCTATCAAACCTATTACCCAGAAACCCATGAGCCAATTACTGATCTCCTAGAGGCTCTGGATTTGGACTTTGTGCGGGATGACTTCCCTCAACTGCTTGACTCAATGGCGACTGGGGCCGATCGTATTCGGGATATTGTCCTCTCCCTGCGGAACTTCTCCTGCCTCCATGAAGCCGATTGGAAAGTGGTGGATATCAATGCGAGTTTAGACAGTACCCTGACCATGATTCACGCCCGTCTCTCCCAAGCGGCGTCACGGTCTTCGATTGACGTGGTAACCCAGCTTGGGGAGTTGCCCCCTATTGCCTGTTATCCAGGACAACTGAATCAGGCCCTGTTCAACATTCTCAATAATGCCATTGATGCCTTAGAGGAGCGTCTTAGACAAGAGCCGAGCTTTAAGCCTCAATTGCAGGTGCGCTCAGAGTTACGAAGCTCCCATGAGGGGACTGATGAGATCGGGGTCGAGGCGATCGCCCGCATCGAGATTATTGATAATGGGTTGGGGATTCCCCAGAATCTGGTTGAACGAGTCTTCGACCCCTTCTTTACCACGAAACCCATTGGCAAAGGCACAGGGTTAGGACTCTCTAATGCCTATCAAATTCTCGTTGAGCAACATGAAGGGGCATTGTACTGTGAACCCAACCCCCCTTCAGGAACCCGATTTGTGATTGAACTTCCCGCTCGCCAATTCTGTTGTGAGTCTCAAACGCCATCCCATAAGTCCACTGTTGATGCTCATTCTCGGCCATAG
- a CDS encoding DUF4870 domain-containing protein — protein sequence MNPDQRKLLSILCHASVFFSWTLFALGIPVGLFLLVEDQAVKDNAREVLNFYINLFIYSVLIGILWALVITIPVAFVVGILVAIGSIVLPILAILQVASNPEQSYRYPFIIHLL from the coding sequence ATGAATCCTGACCAACGCAAACTTCTGTCGATCCTCTGTCATGCCTCGGTCTTTTTCTCTTGGACATTATTTGCCCTAGGGATTCCCGTGGGCTTATTTCTATTGGTAGAGGATCAAGCCGTTAAAGATAATGCCCGCGAGGTGCTTAATTTTTACATTAACCTATTTATTTACAGCGTGTTAATCGGCATTCTTTGGGCATTAGTCATCACCATTCCCGTGGCGTTTGTTGTAGGAATTCTGGTGGCGATTGGTAGCATAGTCTTGCCAATTCTGGCGATTCTTCAAGTGGCCAGCAACCCTGAACAGTCCTACCGCTACCCTTTCATTATTCATCTCCTTTAG